One segment of Dolichospermum sp. DET69 DNA contains the following:
- a CDS encoding ribulose bisphosphate carboxylase small subunit: protein MSYYIAPSFLDKLAVHITKNFLNIPGIRVPLILGIHGRKGEGKTFQCELVFEKMGIEVTLISGGELESPDAGDPARLIRLRYRETAELIKVRGKMCVLMINDLDAGAGRFDEGTQYTVNTQLVNATLMNIADNPTDVQLPGSYDSNPLCRVPIIVTGNDFSTLYAPLIRDGRMDKFYWEPNRDDKVGIVGGIFAEDGLSQRGIEQLVDTFPHQSIDFFSALRSRIYDEQIRSFIHQVGFENVSLRVVNSLEGPPAFKKPDFTLSHLIESGKFMVGEQKRVETSHLVDEYNRLNRGKGYQETAPVAEVPVNKPVINQPTHLSLETQAQVRQILAQGHTIGLEHVDERRFRTGSWQSCSAFNIDAHSDAISTLESCLSEYSGEYVRLVGIDPQAKRRVVETIIQRPNGK from the coding sequence ATGAGTTACTATATTGCTCCTAGTTTTCTTGATAAACTTGCAGTTCATATTACCAAAAACTTCTTAAACATTCCTGGGATTCGAGTTCCCCTGATTTTAGGAATTCATGGCCGCAAAGGAGAAGGAAAAACCTTTCAATGCGAGTTAGTTTTTGAGAAAATGGGTATTGAAGTAACTTTGATATCTGGAGGAGAACTAGAAAGTCCAGACGCGGGAGATCCTGCGCGGTTGATTCGGTTGCGTTATCGGGAAACAGCAGAATTAATCAAAGTGCGCGGTAAAATGTGCGTATTAATGATTAATGATTTAGATGCAGGTGCGGGACGTTTTGACGAAGGAACTCAATATACAGTAAATACCCAGTTGGTAAATGCCACACTGATGAATATTGCTGATAATCCCACAGATGTGCAGTTGCCAGGAAGTTATGATTCTAATCCTTTATGTCGTGTGCCGATTATTGTCACCGGTAATGATTTTTCTACTCTCTATGCACCATTAATTCGTGATGGGAGAATGGACAAATTTTACTGGGAACCTAACCGCGATGATAAAGTGGGAATTGTGGGGGGAATTTTTGCAGAAGATGGACTTTCACAACGGGGAATTGAACAATTAGTTGATACTTTTCCTCATCAATCAATTGACTTTTTTAGTGCTTTGCGTTCCCGGATTTATGATGAACAAATTCGGAGTTTTATCCATCAAGTTGGTTTTGAAAATGTTTCTTTGCGGGTTGTCAATAGTTTAGAGGGACCCCCAGCATTTAAAAAGCCAGATTTCACCTTATCTCATTTAATTGAGTCGGGTAAATTTATGGTGGGTGAACAAAAACGGGTAGAAACTTCTCATTTAGTTGATGAATATAATCGCTTGAATCGTGGTAAGGGTTATCAAGAAACCGCTCCTGTTGCGGAAGTTCCAGTTAATAAACCTGTGATTAATCAACCTACTCATTTAAGTTTAGAAACTCAAGCACAAGTTAGACAAATTTTAGCTCAAGGTCACACAATTGGACTTGAACACGTTGATGAACGCCGTTTTCGGACAGGTTCTTGGCAAAGTTGTAGTGCTTTTAATATTGATGCCCATTCCGATGCTATTTCTACTTTAGAATCTTGTTTATCTGAATATAGCGGTGAATATGTGCGTTTAGTAGGAATTGACCCACAAGCAAAAAGACGGGTAGTAGAAACAATTATTCAGCGTCCCAATGGCAAGTAA
- a CDS encoding BCD family MFS transporter yields the protein MTMNDIFDTPNQSLSIPKVNILTMFRLGLFQMGLSMMAILTLGVLNRVMIQEIAIPATIGSLVLAIPYFIAPTRILFGQMSDAKPLLGYHRTAYVWIGAGIFAIAAFLAVQVIWQLNAANIGDTWVWTTQTIGWTAVLSLVFAVYGLAICASGTNFAALLVDISEEDNRSQVVGIVWSMLMVGIIVGAIISSSLLKQLTTTAPIETLQSAINRLFVIVPGIVFCLAIVATVGVEKKYSRFFNRSNKSNREDSITLQGAWKILTASPQTGLFFTFLLVMTISLFMQDPILEPYAGEVFKMPLAESTKLNVFYGTGILISYGITGFFIVPRLGKARTIKLGCILVAFAALLIGFSGFSANPSVLKLTLVLFGLATGFVTTAAVTLMLDLTIAEAAGTFIGAWGLAQSLSRGFATVIGGSVLDLGRKLLPDNLVLAYGLVFGLEAMGMLVSIWFLNRVNVTEFKTNTKQVLASILESDLDN from the coding sequence ATGACAATGAATGATATATTTGACACCCCAAATCAATCCTTATCTATCCCCAAGGTCAATATTTTGACCATGTTTCGGCTGGGATTGTTTCAAATGGGGTTAAGTATGATGGCTATCTTGACTCTGGGGGTACTTAACCGAGTCATGATTCAGGAAATTGCAATTCCGGCAACTATCGGCAGCTTAGTATTGGCAATCCCTTATTTTATCGCACCAACAAGAATTTTATTTGGGCAAATGTCCGATGCTAAACCATTATTAGGTTATCATCGCACCGCTTACGTTTGGATAGGAGCAGGAATATTTGCGATCGCAGCATTTTTAGCGGTACAAGTAATATGGCAGTTAAATGCCGCTAATATTGGTGATACGTGGGTATGGACTACCCAAACAATCGGTTGGACAGCAGTTCTCAGTTTAGTTTTCGCAGTTTATGGACTGGCCATTTGTGCTAGTGGTACAAATTTTGCCGCTTTATTAGTGGATATCTCTGAAGAAGACAACCGTTCCCAAGTTGTTGGCATTGTTTGGTCAATGTTAATGGTAGGAATTATAGTTGGAGCAATTATCAGTTCTAGCTTATTAAAACAATTAACCACAACCGCCCCCATAGAAACTTTACAATCGGCAATTAATCGTTTATTTGTGATTGTTCCCGGCATAGTTTTTTGTTTAGCAATTGTCGCAACTGTGGGTGTAGAAAAAAAATATTCCCGTTTCTTCAACCGTTCTAATAAAAGCAACAGAGAAGACAGTATTACCCTACAAGGTGCTTGGAAAATCTTAACAGCTAGTCCGCAAACAGGATTGTTTTTCACATTTTTATTAGTGATGACTATTAGCTTGTTTATGCAAGATCCCATTTTAGAACCTTATGCAGGGGAAGTATTTAAAATGCCCTTAGCAGAAAGTACCAAACTCAACGTTTTTTACGGAACAGGGATATTAATTTCCTATGGGATTACAGGTTTTTTCATTGTCCCCCGTTTAGGTAAAGCGCGAACTATAAAATTAGGTTGTATTTTAGTCGCATTTGCTGCTTTATTAATCGGGTTTTCCGGATTTTCTGCTAATCCATCTGTACTGAAATTAACTTTAGTTTTATTTGGTTTAGCGACTGGTTTTGTTACCACCGCAGCAGTTACTTTAATGTTAGACTTAACAATTGCTGAAGCCGCAGGAACATTTATTGGGGCTTGGGGACTTGCTCAGTCTCTCTCTAGAGGCTTTGCAACTGTAATTGGTGGTAGTGTTTTAGATTTGGGACGCAAGTTATTACCCGATAATTTAGTATTAGCTTATGGGTTAGTATTTGGATTAGAAGCGATGGGAATGTTAGTATCAATTTGGTTTTTGAATCGTGTCAATGTCACAGAATTTAAAACTAATACCAAACAAGTTTTAGCCTCTATTCTCGAAAGTGATTTAGATAATTGA
- a CDS encoding biopolymer transporter ExbD: MRLPDEPDVPAQINIVPMIDVIFAILTFFIMSTLFLHRSEGLPVNLPKAGTAKTQSSAAPITVTIDAVGNLSLNRQPVTLDTLPMSVKKLMGKNTDVVVIMNADKTVTLDQVVGVMDRVRQVKGAKLAIATQTP; encoded by the coding sequence ATGCGTCTACCAGATGAACCAGATGTACCAGCCCAGATTAATATTGTCCCCATGATTGATGTCATCTTTGCAATTTTGACATTTTTCATCATGTCTACCTTATTTTTACATCGTTCTGAAGGATTACCAGTTAATTTACCTAAAGCTGGGACAGCAAAAACTCAATCATCAGCCGCACCGATCACTGTCACTATAGACGCAGTAGGCAATCTAAGTTTAAACCGTCAGCCAGTAACACTAGATACTTTACCTATGTCAGTAAAGAAATTAATGGGGAAAAATACGGATGTGGTAGTGATTATGAATGCCGATAAAACCGTTACTCTTGATCAAGTAGTGGGAGTTATGGATCGGGTGCGTCAGGTAAAAGGAGCAAAATTAGCGATCGCTACTCAAACACCTTAA
- a CDS encoding NAD(P)/FAD-dependent oxidoreductase gives MLPLQIVVIGGGAAGFFGAIACAQANPQAKVTLIEASRQPLAKVLISGGGRCNVTHACFEPKTLVQNYPRGGKALLGAFTRFQPLDTIAWFAAHGVNVKTEADGRMFPITDRAETIAECLIKAAFAGKIEVRIGTPVTAVSHKNAGFEILLKSGETKECDRLLLATGSSLAGYKIARELGHDIQPPVPSLFTFNIADPQLRELAGISVNSVNLRLSNSGKTPLQQTGPLLITHWGVSGPAVLKLSAWGARILHDNRYQSKLLINWLPDLSQEEIRQKLLTVKAEWGQKAIALHRGVDLPHRLWQYIITRANITTEDRWATITNKTLNQLVLEISQGEYAITGKGAFKEEFVTCGGVNLKEVNFKTMESKLVPGLHFAGEILDIDGVTGGFNFQSAWTTAYLAGQSMIEKIGNN, from the coding sequence TTGTTACCCTTGCAAATTGTAGTTATCGGTGGTGGGGCAGCGGGATTTTTTGGCGCGATTGCTTGCGCTCAAGCTAATCCCCAAGCCAAAGTTACTTTAATCGAAGCTAGTCGTCAACCTTTGGCGAAAGTGCTGATTTCCGGTGGGGGACGTTGTAACGTTACTCATGCTTGTTTTGAACCAAAAACTTTAGTCCAGAATTACCCTAGAGGTGGTAAAGCCTTGTTGGGTGCATTTACTCGTTTTCAACCTTTAGACACCATAGCCTGGTTTGCAGCCCATGGTGTGAATGTGAAAACAGAAGCAGATGGCCGGATGTTCCCCATTACAGATCGGGCGGAAACTATTGCAGAATGTTTGATTAAGGCGGCTTTTGCTGGGAAAATAGAAGTCCGTATTGGTACACCTGTAACTGCTGTCAGCCACAAAAATGCTGGTTTTGAAATTCTCCTCAAATCGGGAGAAACCAAAGAATGTGATAGACTACTTTTAGCTACAGGTAGCAGTTTAGCGGGTTATAAGATCGCTAGAGAATTAGGTCATGACATCCAACCACCTGTACCTTCTTTGTTTACCTTTAATATTGCTGACCCTCAACTGCGGGAATTAGCAGGAATTAGTGTTAATTCCGTAAATCTTCGGTTATCAAATTCAGGTAAGACCCCATTACAACAAACTGGACCGTTATTAATTACCCATTGGGGTGTGAGTGGTCCAGCAGTGTTAAAACTTTCGGCTTGGGGGGCAAGAATTCTCCATGACAACCGCTATCAATCCAAATTATTGATTAATTGGTTGCCAGATTTATCACAAGAGGAAATTAGACAAAAGCTTTTAACTGTAAAAGCCGAATGGGGACAAAAAGCGATCGCCTTACATCGTGGTGTAGACTTACCTCATCGTCTGTGGCAATACATTATTACCCGTGCGAACATTACCACAGAAGACCGTTGGGCAACCATCACTAACAAAACCTTAAATCAATTAGTCCTAGAAATCTCTCAAGGAGAATACGCAATTACAGGTAAAGGTGCGTTTAAAGAAGAATTTGTCACCTGCGGTGGTGTCAACCTCAAAGAAGTTAACTTTAAAACAATGGAAAGTAAATTAGTCCCCGGCTTGCATTTTGCTGGTGAAATACTAGATATTGATGGTGTCACCGGTGGCTTTAACTTCCAAAGTGCTTGGACAACAGCCTATTTAGCAGGTCAGTCCATGATAGAAAAAATAGGAAACAATTAA
- a CDS encoding MotA/TolQ/ExbB proton channel family protein, whose product MEISNVFKAGGVVMWPLLFFSVVGIALIIERITFWIGISGRQNRVVKQVLSFYRQGNVVTSLDILHKNADLPIARIFLAALELEEANPEEFRLALESEAQAEIPLLKRFQNIFDTIIGLAPLLGLLGTVLGLIGSFASLNIGDVGGTKTAGVTAGISEALVSTAAGLIVAIITLFFANSFRGMYLRQIAWIQEYGGQLELLYRRQYERGNRS is encoded by the coding sequence ATGGAAATTAGCAATGTATTTAAAGCTGGTGGTGTGGTCATGTGGCCACTGCTATTTTTTTCCGTTGTGGGAATCGCTCTGATTATTGAACGGATTACCTTTTGGATAGGAATTAGTGGCCGTCAAAATCGCGTAGTCAAGCAGGTATTAAGTTTTTATCGTCAAGGTAATGTAGTCACGTCTTTGGACATACTACATAAAAATGCTGATTTACCAATAGCGCGAATTTTTTTAGCCGCCTTAGAATTAGAAGAAGCCAACCCAGAAGAATTCCGCTTGGCTTTAGAAAGTGAAGCACAGGCAGAAATCCCCTTATTAAAAAGATTTCAAAACATTTTTGATACAATTATCGGTTTAGCACCCTTGTTAGGACTGCTAGGTACAGTTTTAGGTTTAATTGGCTCATTTGCATCATTAAATATCGGTGATGTCGGTGGCACGAAAACCGCCGGTGTCACCGCTGGGATTAGTGAAGCCTTAGTATCCACCGCAGCAGGATTAATTGTAGCTATTATTACCCTATTTTTTGCTAATAGCTTTAGGGGAATGTATTTGCGACAAATTGCTTGGATTCAAGAATATGGTGGTCAGTTAGAATTACTTTATCGTCGTCAGTATGAAAGAGGAAATAGATCATAA
- the lpxD gene encoding UDP-3-O-(3-hydroxymyristoyl)glucosamine N-acyltransferase, giving the protein MKFSKILHLLGDSVTKNSLKPDQDLEITGVAAIDEAPSGTLSYIESSKFAVLLNSTGASAVILPPDEKLQSQATEKGIAWLTTNEPKLLFAKAVSLFYQPYRPSPEIHPSAVIHPTANIGNDVYIGAHVVISPDVEIGNHAVIHPNVVIYPAAKIGDRTTLHANCTIHERTQIGADCVIHSGAVIGAEGFGFVPTRTGWLKMEQSGYTVLEDGVEVGCNTAIDRPAVGETRVGKNTKIDNLVQIGHGSQIGSGCAIAGQAGMAGGVKLGNRVILAGQVGIANQVKIGDGAIASAQSGVHSDIAPGEIVSGSPAIPHKLYLKVAAIYRRLPEIYQNLKQLQKKGTGNREQGTGKTHV; this is encoded by the coding sequence ATGAAATTCAGTAAAATCCTCCACTTGCTTGGTGATTCCGTCACTAAAAATAGCCTAAAACCAGACCAAGATTTAGAAATTACCGGAGTCGCAGCCATAGACGAAGCACCATCTGGAACTCTCAGCTATATAGAAAGTTCTAAATTTGCTGTATTGCTAAATTCTACGGGTGCGAGCGCTGTAATTTTACCTCCAGATGAAAAGTTACAGAGTCAAGCTACAGAAAAGGGGATTGCTTGGTTAACAACAAATGAACCAAAACTGTTGTTTGCAAAAGCGGTAAGTCTTTTTTATCAACCCTACCGTCCTAGCCCCGAAATTCACCCTAGCGCAGTTATTCACCCCACCGCTAACATCGGTAATGATGTCTATATTGGCGCTCATGTTGTAATTTCTCCAGATGTGGAAATTGGCAATCATGCGGTTATTCATCCCAATGTCGTCATTTATCCAGCCGCCAAAATAGGCGATCGCACTACCCTACACGCTAACTGTACGATTCACGAACGGACTCAAATCGGTGCAGATTGTGTTATTCATAGTGGGGCTGTGATTGGTGCAGAAGGCTTTGGCTTTGTGCCAACTCGCACAGGTTGGTTGAAAATGGAACAATCGGGTTACACGGTTTTAGAAGATGGGGTGGAAGTAGGTTGTAATACAGCTATAGACCGTCCCGCTGTGGGAGAAACTAGAGTTGGCAAAAATACGAAAATTGATAATTTAGTCCAGATAGGACATGGTAGTCAAATTGGTTCTGGTTGCGCCATAGCAGGTCAAGCAGGGATGGCTGGCGGTGTAAAATTAGGAAATCGGGTAATTTTAGCGGGACAAGTGGGAATTGCCAATCAAGTTAAAATCGGAGATGGGGCGATCGCTTCGGCTCAATCTGGTGTTCACAGCGACATCGCACCTGGAGAGATTGTCTCCGGTAGTCCAGCTATACCCCACAAACTATACCTTAAGGTAGCGGCTATTTATCGCCGCTTGCCAGAAATATATCAAAATCTCAAACAATTACAAAAGAAGGGAACGGGGAACAGGGAACAGGGAACAGGAAAAACTCATGTTTAA
- a CDS encoding GNAT family N-acetyltransferase, which yields MNDSSITITKLLDSDLEELRKISQEIWYNHYSSILSTKQIEYMLTKMYGTGVIEDEIYSKGIFYDQVLHNSKLVGYLSYSSETMDNISYLKFHKCYLLPSLHGFGYGQKMLFHVYQKAQAMNLKQIILNVNKRNEKGIKAYARFGFRIIDNQVIDFGSGFVLDDYIMGYEL from the coding sequence ATGAATGATTCATCAATTACCATTACTAAGTTATTAGATTCTGATTTGGAAGAACTGAGAAAAATCAGTCAAGAAATTTGGTATAACCACTATTCTTCAATTCTCAGCACTAAACAAATTGAGTATATGCTAACTAAAATGTATGGGACAGGGGTAATTGAAGATGAAATTTATAGTAAAGGGATATTTTATGATCAAGTTTTGCATAATTCTAAATTAGTTGGTTATTTATCTTACAGTTCAGAAACAATGGATAATATCAGTTATTTAAAATTTCATAAATGTTATTTGTTGCCGTCATTACATGGTTTTGGCTATGGTCAAAAGATGTTATTTCATGTATACCAAAAAGCGCAAGCAATGAATTTGAAACAAATAATTCTCAATGTCAATAAAAGGAATGAAAAAGGGATTAAAGCTTATGCTCGATTTGGTTTTAGAATTATTGATAATCAGGTAATAGATTTTGGTAGTGGCTTTGTTTTGGATGATTATATAATGGGTTATGAGCTTTAA
- a CDS encoding 2'-5' RNA ligase family protein: MSRFFIALLPPQDIQEYANDIKQYFADKYASDSAQKSPPHITLQPPFEWADTSISSLETSLQAFAIQQQSVSITFNGFAAFPPRVIYINVVKNQALLSLQTNLITYLETNLGIIDQVEKTRPFVPHLTVAFRDLTKQNFRIAWPEFVNRQFDCEYTATHLTLLIHDGNCWKIKSEFAFS; encoded by the coding sequence ATGAGTCGCTTTTTTATTGCTCTATTACCACCACAGGATATTCAAGAATATGCAAACGACATTAAACAGTATTTTGCAGATAAATATGCCAGTGACAGCGCCCAAAAATCACCGCCCCATATTACCTTGCAACCACCTTTTGAATGGGCAGATACTTCTATATCAAGTTTAGAAACATCCCTACAAGCATTCGCTATTCAACAGCAGTCAGTTTCAATTACATTTAACGGGTTTGCTGCCTTTCCGCCCCGTGTTATATACATTAATGTAGTTAAAAATCAAGCACTTTTAAGTTTGCAAACTAATTTAATCACATATCTAGAAACCAACTTGGGAATTATTGATCAAGTTGAGAAAACTCGTCCCTTTGTCCCTCATCTCACAGTAGCATTTCGGGATTTAACAAAGCAGAATTTTCGCATTGCTTGGCCAGAATTTGTAAATCGTCAGTTTGATTGTGAATACACAGCAACTCATTTAACTCTACTTATTCATGATGGTAACTGCTGGAAGATCAAATCAGAATTTGCTTTTTCATAA
- a CDS encoding rubredoxin, whose protein sequence is MKKYICTVCGYVYDPEVGDSDSGIEPGTAFEDIPDDWVCPVCGVAKEDFELYEE, encoded by the coding sequence ATGAAAAAATATATATGTACGGTATGTGGCTATGTATATGACCCCGAAGTAGGCGATTCTGATAGTGGCATAGAACCAGGAACAGCCTTTGAAGATATTCCAGATGATTGGGTTTGTCCAGTTTGTGGTGTAGCCAAAGAAGACTTTGAGTTATATGAAGAGTAA